A genomic window from Lycium barbarum isolate Lr01 chromosome 4, ASM1917538v2, whole genome shotgun sequence includes:
- the LOC132634926 gene encoding probable copper-transporting ATPase HMA5 translates to MATAKFLSFACLRNETNYEDFSPKPHYPSMPKYPKGVFISSNEEKKAIYSVNGMSCSACAGSVEKAIKRLPGIKEAVVDVLNNRAQVIFYPTFVNEETIRETIEDVGFQAKLITEETNEKTSQVCRIRIKGMTCTSCSTTVESALQSIPGVQTARVALATEEAEIQYDPRITTYNQLLEATEYTGFEAILISTGEGRSKILLKVDGAHTDNSMRIIENSLRALPGVEDVDIDPELKKLSVSYQSDTIGPRKFIQVIESTGSGRFKATLFSEGDGKQSHRHEEIEYCRRSFLWSLVFTIPVFLTSMVFMYIPGLKDGLDIKVVNMLSIGEILRWVLSTPVQFIIGRRFYSGSYKALRHGSANMDVLIALGTNAAYFYSVYSVLRAATSPRFKSTDFFETSSMLISFILLGKYLEVLAKGKTSEAIAKLMNLTPETATLLQFDDEGNVVKEEEIDSRLIQKNDVIKILPGAKVACDGFVIWGQSHVNESMITGESRPVAKRKSDLVIGGTVNENGVLHVRATRIGSESALSQIVRLVESAQMAKAPIQKFADRISKYFVPLVIILSVSTWLAWFLAGKYDGYPKSWIPSSMDSFQLALQFGISVMVIACPCALGLATPTAVMVGTGVGASRGVLIKGGQALESAQKVNCIVFDKTGTLTMGKPVVVNTKLFKSMVLREFYELVAAAELNSEHPLAKAIVEYAKKFREDEENPQWPEVQDFESITGHGVKATVHNKKLIVGNKSLMLDQGISVPVDADEILAEAEELAQTGILVSIDGVLSGVVAISDPVKPGAREVISLLKSMKVESKLVSGDNWGTANAIAKEVGISDVIAEAKPEDKSKKVKELQSLGKVVAMVGDGINDSPALVAADVGMAIGAGTDIAIEAADIVLMKSNLEDVITAIDLSRKTFGRIRLNYFWAFGYNLLGIPIAAGALFPSTGFRLPPWVAGVAMAASSVSVVCSSLLLKNYKRPKKLDNLEIGGITVQS, encoded by the exons GAGGAAACAATCCGTGAGACAATAGAAGATGTTGGATTCCAGGCTAAGTTGATTACAGAGGAGACAAATGAGAAAACTTCCCAAGTGTGCCGGATACGTATAAAAGGAATGACCTGCACTTCATGCTCCACAACTGTTGAATCTGCTTTGCAATCGATCCCAGGCGTACAGACAGCACGAGTTGCATTAGCAACTGAAGAGGCCGAAATCCAATATGATCCGCGGATAACAACTTACAATCAGCTTTTGGAAGCCACAGAATATACCGGATTTGAAGCCATATTAATTAGCACAGGAGAAGGTAGGAGCAAAATATTGCTGAAAGTTGATGGAGCACACACTGATAATTCCATGAGAATCATCGAAAATTCTCTTAGAGCACTCCCAGGTGTTGAAGATGTTGATATTGATCCTGAGCTGAAGAAGTTATCCGTTTCTTATCAATCAGATACAATAGGACCTAGAAAGTTTATTCAAGTAATCGAGTCAACAGGTTCTGGACGGTTCAAGGCAACGTTATTTTCGGAAGGAGATGGGAAACAATCTCATAGACACGAGGAAATCGAATACTGTCGTCGATCCTTTCTCTGGAGCTTGGTTTTTACGATTCCTGTATTCTTGACTTCCATGGTCTTCATGTATATTCCTGGTCTGAAGGACGGATTGGATATTAAAGTTGTGAACATGCTTAGTATTGGAGAGATTTTGCGGTGGGTGCTTTCTACTCCCGTGCAATTCATCATTGGTCGACGTTTCTACTCTGGTTCTTACAAAGCACTACGTCATGGTTCTGCAAATATGGATGTTTTAATTGCTTTGGGAACAAATGCCGCCTACTTTTACTCGGTCTACTCGGTGTTGAGAGCAGCTACTTCTCCAAGGTTCAAGTCTACTGATTTTTTCGAGACCAGCTCAATGCTCATTTCTTTCATTTTACTCGGGAAGTATCTTGAAGTTTTGGCCAAAGGAAAAACATCTGAGGCCATTGCTAAACTCATGAACTTGACCCCTGAGACAGCAACATTATTACAGTTTGATGACGAAGGAAATGTGGtgaaagaggaagaaattgatagCCGATTGATACAAAAGAACGATGTGATCAAAATCCTTCCTGGTGCAAAAGTAGCTTGTGATGGTTTTGTCATTTGGGGTCAAAGTCATGTCAATGAGAGTATGATAACTGGAGAATCTCGACCAGTGGCCAAAAGGAAAAGCGACCTGGTGATTGGAGGAACTGTGAACGAGAATGGTGTTCTGCATGTAAGAGCAACTAGGATTGGATCAGAGAGTGCTCTTTCACAGATTGTTAGGCTGGTTGAATCAGCACAAATGGCTAAAGCTCCTATTCAAAAATTTGCTGATCGCATTTCTAAATATTTTGTGCCACTA GTTATTATTCTCTCTGTTTCCACTTGGCTCGCTTGGTTTTTAGCTGGGAAGTACGACGGCTATCCTAAATCATGGATTCCATCTTCTATGGATAGCTTTCAGCTCGCCCTTCAATTTGGTATATCTGTTATGGTCATAGCTTGCCCATGTGCCCTTGGTCTTGCTACTCCAACTGCTGTCATGGTTGGCACGGGAGTTGGTGCTTCTCGAGGTGTCCTGATTAAAGGTGGCCAGGCTTTGGAAAGTGCACAAAAG GTGAACTGCATAGTGTTTGATAAGACCGGGACTCTCACAATGGGCAAACCAGTTGTTGTAAACACAAAGCTTTTCAAATCTATGGTACTTCGAGAATTTTACGAATTGGTTGCAGCAGCTGAG CTAAATAGTGAGCACCCCTTGGCCAAGGCAATTGTCGAATACGCTAAAAAGTTTAGAGAGGACGAGGAGAACCCTCAGTGGCCTGAAGTCCAGGACTTTGAGTCTATAACCGGCCATGGTGTGAAGGCTACTGTCCATAACAAGAAATTAATAGTTGGAAACAAGAGCTTGATGTTAGATCAAGGCATTTCCGTTCCAGTTGATGCAGACGAAATACTAGCAGAAGCAGAAGAATTGGCTCAAACTGGAATTCTTGTATCAATTGATGGTGTACTGAGTGGAGTTGTTGCTATATCAGATCCGGTGAAGCCTGGAGCTCGTGAAGTCATTTCTCTTCTTAAGTCTATGAAAGTTGAGAGTAAGCTAGTATCGGGTGACAATTGGGGAACAGCTAATGCCATTGCCAAAGAAGTTGGAATTAGTGATGTTATTGCAGAAGCAAAACCTGAAGACAAATCCAAAAAAGTGAAGGAACTGCAG AGTTTGGGAAAAGTTGTTGCAATGGTGGGAGATGGAATTAACGACTCGCCAGCACTTGTAGCAGCGGATGTTGGAATGGCGATAGGGGCAGGGACAGACATAGCTATTGAGGCAGCTGATATTGTCCTAATGAAAAGCAATCTTGAAGATGTCATAACTGCTATTGACCTTTCCAGGAAAACATTCGGTAGAATTCGCCTCAACTACTTTTGGGCATTTGGCTATAACCTTCTTGGCATTCCAATTGCTGCCGGAGCTCTTTTCCCGTCTACTGGATTTCGGTTGCCACCGTGGGTTGCAGGGGTAGCAATGGCTGCTTCGTCAGTAAGTGTTGTATGCAGCTCTCTTTTGCTGAAGAATTACAAGAGGCCAAAAAAGCTTGATAATCTTGAGATTGGAGGCATAACTGTTCAATCATAA